In Synchiropus splendidus isolate RoL2022-P1 chromosome 7, RoL_Sspl_1.0, whole genome shotgun sequence, the genomic window CCGTGTTTCTTGATCTGGTGGCTTTGGTTGTAGTTTTTGCACCGTGTGAATGAATTAACATTCTGCATGTGTTGATGCCTTTGTCTTAAGCGGCAAATGTGGATTAAttgttgaatgaaacaaaaagtaaataaaataaaagcggCGTTGATGACGAGCGTGAGCGTCATGACGTCAGACGCACAGTGAGGAAGTCCAGAGCGCGCCAAATCCGGTGCACGACAGGGAGAGCGGCGCAGGAGGATTTTTGATTCGTGTAAACACATTTGCGGGTTTCCACGCAGATCATGGCGTCCACGAGTAAAGCTCCAGCACCAGCAAGGAACCTGCCCTGGTGAGAAGAACTCTGATGTTGAGAGCTGAAGCGTATTCACTTCCGCGACAAACACACTTTTAAATGCGCTGTACATGTGTACTGCAGCAGAAGCTCCATTAGCTGTCGATTAATTTAATACAACTTGATTAAATGGCATTGACTTGTCGTATTTCTGTATGTCGTTGCCGCCGAATTCTCGACAATAGTGTGGCTCGGCAGGTGTTGTAGCACGATTGTGTTAGTAAACCAGCGGTCTGTCCGAACGAGGTTCTGACCTCAGATGTCATGCAGTTGACGTCTGTTGGTGTTTCAGGGTGGAAAAATACCGACCTCAGAGCCTCGATGACCTCATCTCTCACAGAGACATCCTCAGCACCAGTGAGTGCGTTTTTTCCTGGTGTTTGGCTGATAAGAAATCTGCTTTTATGCTTTCACGTTCTTCATCTGCTGCACCCTGCAGTGTCATTGTCATTAGTTCCTGCACCAGAACGTGTCCTCCTCCAGCGCTCGTATGTGTTGCTGGTGGAGTGTGTCTCCTCCCGAGGCTAGCCATGTGATCAGAGGATGCAGCATGAAGACATCCGGCTGCTGACCTTTCACTCTCTCCTGGACTTGCTCTCTCCAGTCCAGAAGTTCATCAGCGAGGACCGGctccctcacctgctgctgtaTGGACCTCCTGGCACGGGGAAGACCTCCACCATCCTGGCCTGCGCCCGGCAGCTGTACAAGGACAAAGAGTTCGGCTCCATGGTGTTGGAGGTAAGGCAGCtgagagctgctgctccagaaCACGTCCTCCGAGCGCGTGTGAAGGGCTCAGCGAGTCGGCTTTAGCATCAGCAACTGTGCTGATGAAGTGGTGAGTCGTGTCAATGGCCTTGTTCTGAATAGGCcagtagaaaagaaaaaaatgtgtgtaaattGCTGTCAAGTCTTGTTCAGTTTAAAATCGCTCAAAATGAGGCGTTAAAGAGAGGCCTCTGCCCTTTCTCCTCTTTAGTTATCGATGATGTCACAACTCAGAAAACCGCCAGTGACGTATGTAGTAGTGGCCCCCTGAGTTATTTGGGGGCTCAGGTCCTTTTAGACTCAGCACATGGCTCCTGATGACCACGGGACGGTCATGTTGTGTCATTAACAGCTGAACGCGTCGGACGACCGGGGCATTGACGTGGTCCGCGGACCCATCCTCAGCTTTGCCAGCACCAGAACCATCTTCAAGTGAGCCCCGGGTCTCTGCTGAGTGTGGTCTTGGACTGTTCTGTCTGACTGTTGTGTTCCTGCAGGAAAGGCTTCAAGTTGGTGATTCTGGACGAGGCGGATGCCATGACGCAGGACGCCCAGAACGCACTGCGGCGAGGTGAGCGTCTGGGCGTGGCAGCTCTGATGAAAGCGTTTCAGCACCTCTCATGCTAAGCGGTTGCGGTTGGCAGCTGCCTCGCTAGCTGGCTAACCATTGCGCTGTCCGAAATGACCTTCACATACCAGAACTGTCTTCTCTTGTCCCACCAGTCATCGAGAAGTTCACGGAAAACACCCGCTTCTGTCTGATCTGTAACTACCTGTCCAAGATCATCCCGGCACTGCAGTCCCGCTGCACCCGGTTCCGCTTCGGCCCGCTCTCCCCGGACCAGATGGTACCTCGACTGGAGCACGTGATCCAGCAGGAGGGGTGCGTGAGCGGCCGGGCTCTCCTCTGTGACCCGGATCATTGACCCTGACTCTCTCTCGACAGCATCGACGTCACTCCTGACGGGATGAAGGCCGTGGTCACCTTGTCGTCGGGCGACATGAGAAGGTCGCTGAACATCCTGCAGGTGAGGTCTGCGCTCACGCGGTGGGTGGTTCCTCTCACCTCCCAACATCTCTCGGTCCCAGAGCACCAGCATGGCGTACGGGAAGGTGACAGAGGACTCGGTTTACACGTGCACGGGTCATCCACTCCGCGCCGACATCGCCAACATCCTGGACTGGTCACTCAACAAGGACTTCAACACGGCATACAAACGTATCCTGCTGCAGAGTGGCGCTCGCACCAGACGAGTCCACTGTGATTGACACTTCATCCGGAGGCTAGTTACGATCACAACAGCAGGGAAGTCAAAACATTGGAGCTCTCATCCTGATGAAAACATGGTGCTTTGCATCATCAGGTGATGTTGGAGGGCAGGACTGTGTGAGGGCGAGTGTCCTGTGCATATATAACAGCCTCCACTGCCAGCTGCCCGTCAGGCTCAGGTGGGCCCAAATCTGATTGACAACCGCAATGAATAGTCCTCAATGCAATGAGATTCTGATGGGAGAAAAAAATCCGGAATCATCTGATGAGTGAATTTGAAATGAGGTTTTCAAGTGTAATGTGGGAGATTGGAGTAAAAGGAGCGGAGAACCATGTGTTTCATGTGAAATAGCacacaaaaaacattaaaataatcttACTTGATTTAATTCAGTTTTGAAAATAGTGACACGGGCTGCTTCTGGAACTTTCAATGCTTAAAGTTCCAGAAGAATTGCTGGTGTTGACGTGTGAAGACATCTTTAACTGGTCCCTCAGAGATCCTGGAGCTGAAGACCCTGAAGGGCTTGGCTCTGCACGACATCCTGACAGAGGTCCACCTGCTGGTGCACAGAGGTCAGCAGGGTCACCTCCCATGATCCCTCCACGCCCCTCTGAAGTTGCTCATTGATTTCTACTCTGTCCGTTTCCAGTGGACTTTCCTCCCAACATCCGGATCGGCCTGCTCATCAAGCTGGCGGACATCGAGTGAGTGACTTCCTGCTGGATTGCTTTTGCTGCTGTCAGCTCTGAGACGATCCCCTGTCGCGTTGCAGGCACCGACTGGCCTCGGGAACCAACGAGAAGATCCAGCTGAGCTCCATGGTGGGGGCCTTCCAGGCCGTCAGAGACCTGGTGGTCAGCGAGGCGTCTTGAGGCTGCAGTCACGTTCCCATTcccattaaaaacatgttcaccACACCTGACGTTTCATCGGCTCGTCTGGGAAGGGAGTGGGGGCTGTTGAGGGTGCAGCAGGTTAGAGGCTGGAGTCATGTGATGCTGTTGCTCGCAAAGACGGATCACGCTTAGTCTATAGTGCACTCGTTTGGCCACCAGATGTCGCTGTAGCTTCCATATATCCCGGCAGAAAACGGCTTCACCGTTGTAAGACATGTCTGAGGAGCCTCTCCGGGTGTTCCAGAGCACTGACCCAATACCCAAAGCAGAACCTGGTCGGGCTCTCAGAGCAACGACTCGACACCAGCGACTGTGCTTGATTTAGTTTTTAATAAATCTATGTTATATATATCCATGTGGACAGGTGCAGCGGTGAGGCATCCTATGACCGTACACAGAGGTATTTACACAATAAATTAATCGTATAAAATCGTAAATATGACTTAAAAAAGCGTTAGAACATAAAGTGTGTCCAGTAGTGCAATTACGTCCAGCAACAGAGGAATGTAGCACGTGAGTGGAGCTCCCTTTTGTCAACGACATAAACGTTATTTGGGAGGTTAGTCAGAGCGGCGCCGCGGCTTCAGCCCCACTCCTCGTCCGAGGAGCAGCAGGTCTTGAGCCAGGTGGGGATGTTGCGGTAGGTGAGGTAGGCCAGGATCCTCTTGGGGAGGGGCAGCGGCTCCATCTGGTGGGTGGAGACGGCGTGTCGCAGGGTGGAGCGGCACAGGTGCCCCAGGCTTGGCACCGTCCGGGGAGCTTTCCAGAACTGCACGTGCCCATCTCTGGTCCTGAAGGAGTCACATGGGACAGCATGGCTTAGAGTGACTGGTGTATGTAAGTGTTGACTGTAGACATGGTGTTAGCATGCACTTGAatgcctttgtgtgtgtgtgtttttgtaggactatctttgtgagaacctgtatgcgtttttaatcaacatagtgaggacattttgaccgGTCCTCATTTAGTCAAGCCTcatttagagggttaaaactccaaaatagcttggttattaaaactgggttttagtttggttaagcatagaggttaagtttagccatttgttttagatggttagattTAGTGTGACATGCTGGGGAAAGgttatgttaatgtatgtcaatgacggtcctcactaagatagggagacaaatgtgtgtgtgtgtgtgtgttcaccagCAGAAAGTT contains:
- the rfc5 gene encoding replication factor C subunit 5 is translated as MASTSKAPAPARNLPWVEKYRPQSLDDLISHRDILSTIQKFISEDRLPHLLLYGPPGTGKTSTILACARQLYKDKEFGSMVLELNASDDRGIDVVRGPILSFASTRTIFKKGFKLVILDEADAMTQDAQNALRRVIEKFTENTRFCLICNYLSKIIPALQSRCTRFRFGPLSPDQMVPRLEHVIQQEGIDVTPDGMKAVVTLSSGDMRRSLNILQSTSMAYGKVTEDSVYTCTGHPLRADIANILDWSLNKDFNTAYKQILELKTLKGLALHDILTEVHLLVHRVDFPPNIRIGLLIKLADIEHRLASGTNEKIQLSSMVGAFQAVRDLVVSEAS